The following proteins come from a genomic window of Malus sylvestris chromosome 4, drMalSylv7.2, whole genome shotgun sequence:
- the LOC126620069 gene encoding dnaJ protein P58IPK homolog: MIWSCSSAMDMVAWRGLIYTGFLLHFVFVCQLLLLQPLVSALDGKPGNTAELFERVSQSIKVKRYSEALNDLNAAIEADPALSEAYYHRASVLRQICRYEESEKSYKKFLELKPRESVAEKELSQLIQAQNALDTAMTLFESGNYAKSSEYVEKVVLVFSPACSKAKLLKVRLLLATKDYSSVISEAAYILKEDEDNLEALLLRGRAYYYLADHDVAQRHYQKGLRLDPEHSELKKAYFGLKNLLKKTKSAEDNVNKGKLRVAVEDFKAALALDPNHLAHNVHLHLGLCKALVKLGRGKDALSSCNEALTIDEELLEALVQRGEAKLLTEDWDGAVEDLKSAAQQSPQDMNIREALMRAEKALKMSKRKDWYKILGVSKTASISEIKRAYKKLALQWHPDKNVENRQEAEDKFREIAAAYEVLGDEDKRTRYDRGEDIEEMGMGGGGGGGGGGGQQFTFTFEGGFPGGGGGGFGGGFPGGFDFQF; this comes from the exons atGATTTGGAGTTGCTCATCCGCCATGGATATGGTGGCTTGGAGAGGGCTGATATATACTGGGTTCTTACTGCATTTCGTGTTCGTCTGCCAGCTCCTCCTTCTGCAACCTCTGGTTTCAGCTCTGG ATGGAAAACCTGGTAATACGGCTGAGTTGTTTGAGAGGGTTTCACAGAGTATAAAGGTGAAGCGTTATAGCGAGGCACTTAATGATCTTAATGCTGCTATAGAGGCAGACCCAGCACTTTCAGAAGCATATTATCATCGGGCATCCGTTCTTCGTCAAATATGCAG ATATGAGGAATCAGAGAAGAGCTACAAAAAGTTTTTGGAGCTAAAACCACGAGAGTCGGTTGCAGAAAAGGAGCTTTCTCAATTGATTCAGGCTCAGAACGCTCTAGATACGGCTATGACTCTCTTTGAATCAGGCAACTATGCAAAATCTTCGGAATATGTTGAAAAAGTAGTACTGGTTTTCTCTCCTGCATGCTCAAAG GCCAAATTGCTGAAGGTGAGATTGTTGTTAGCAACTAAAGACTATTCTAGTGTCATTTCTGAGGCTGCTTACATTCtcaaagaagatgaggataaTTTGGAGGCATTATTACTCCGGGGCCGTGCCTACTACTATTTAGCTGATCATGATGTTGCTCAAAG GCATTACCAAAAGGGTCTCCGCCTAGATCCAGAGCATAGTGAACTGAAGAAAGCGTATTTTGGACTGAAGAACTTACTCAAGAAGACTAAAAGT GCCGAAGATAATGTAAATAAGGGCAAGCTGCGTGTTGCAGTAGAGGACTTCAAGGCAGCCCTAGCGTTGGACCCTAATCATCTTGCACATAATGTACATCTTCATCTTGGCTTGTGTAAAGCTTTGGTCAAGCTTGGGAGGGGAAAGGATGCTTTAAGCAGTTGCAATGAAGCACTTACAATTGATGAGGAGCTTCTAGAAGCTTTAGTTCAG agGGGTGAAGCTAAACTTCTGACAGAGGATTGGGATGGAGCTGTGGAAGATCTCAAATCAGCAGCTCAACAATCGCCTCAG GATATGAATATTCGAGAAGCATTGATGAGAGCCGAGAAAGCCTTAAAGATGAGCAAGCGCAAGGACTGGTACAAGATTTTGGGAGTTTCAAAAACTGCGTCCATATCTGAGATTAAACGTGCCTACAAGAAGCTTGCTTTACAGTGGCATCCGGATAAAAATGTTGAGAACAGACAAGAAGCAGAGGACAAGTTCAGAGAAATTGCTGCTGCATACGAG GTTCTCGGTGACGAAGACAAACGTACGAGGTATGATAGAGGTGAAGATATTGAAGAAATGGGaatgggtggtg